The Halococcus hamelinensis 100A6 genome window below encodes:
- a CDS encoding DUF5787 family protein — protein MREFAFELAVCAHLEADFDGVVSRQLGASLAGTRVMDVVRVEPGPEFEDRTRLTAGTVPDAAIESRVGVGEARYWKDCFDCHPERAREATDRAVETGFFESERRHGREYVRRAVRYPEHWFGELVGIENKPDLGNPGDLERQLRTDVSLGAFDAVVLATASHVTGAHLHRIPDEVGVWRFDQENGIDEVVREPTPLAPDEPGVEPVGREPTRTEIRTASPVEKARLRRRIAERAYGKGWRTYDAPACANAAAGEYAGARDLPFCEWKGRFVHPAAECGVDCPGHAAADPLDLDLDAERDRRTPWVRDPAGYRRRQAGLDRF, from the coding sequence GTGCGCGAGTTCGCGTTCGAGCTGGCGGTCTGTGCCCACCTCGAAGCCGACTTCGACGGGGTCGTGAGCCGACAGCTCGGGGCCAGCCTCGCGGGGACGCGCGTGATGGATGTCGTCCGCGTCGAGCCCGGTCCGGAGTTCGAGGATCGAACCCGGCTCACGGCCGGAACGGTCCCCGACGCCGCCATCGAGAGTCGGGTGGGTGTGGGCGAGGCGCGCTACTGGAAGGACTGCTTCGACTGTCATCCCGAGCGCGCCCGCGAGGCCACCGACCGTGCCGTCGAGACCGGCTTCTTCGAGTCCGAACGCCGTCACGGCCGGGAGTACGTCCGGCGGGCGGTGCGCTATCCCGAGCACTGGTTCGGGGAGCTGGTGGGCATCGAGAACAAACCCGACCTCGGCAACCCAGGGGACCTCGAACGGCAGCTCCGGACCGACGTGAGCCTCGGCGCGTTCGACGCGGTCGTGCTCGCGACCGCCTCCCACGTCACCGGGGCCCACCTGCATCGGATCCCGGACGAGGTCGGGGTCTGGCGGTTCGATCAGGAGAACGGGATCGACGAGGTGGTCCGCGAGCCGACCCCGCTCGCGCCCGACGAACCGGGGGTCGAGCCGGTCGGTCGGGAACCGACCCGGACCGAGATCCGGACCGCGAGCCCCGTCGAGAAGGCACGGCTCCGGCGACGGATCGCCGAACGGGCCTACGGCAAGGGCTGGCGGACCTACGACGCCCCGGCGTGTGCGAACGCCGCGGCGGGCGAGTACGCGGGCGCGCGTGACCTCCCCTTCTGCGAGTGGAAGGGTCGATTCGTCCACCCGGCCGCCGAGTGCGGCGTCGACTGTCCCGGCCACGCGGCCGCCGACCCGCTCGACCTCGACCTCGACGCCGAGCGCGACCGCCGAACCCCGTGGGTTCGCGACCCGGCGGGCTACCGACGCCGGCAGGCGGGTCTCGACCGATTTTGA
- a CDS encoding haloacid dehalogenase type II: protein MTFDPDPVTTVTFDSYGTLVDVEAVERALADHVAEPEPVSTLWRSRSLAYTYVANHVDAYKPFYDINRDALEYALAAHDVDLDESARETILEQYHDLDVFDDVRDGIERLRDGGYDCYVLSNGNPAMLDSLVEAAEIGDVIEDTISADEISTFKPDSAVYRHAAARTGTPVEETAHVAAGWFDVLGSMHAGNQAVWVDRKGSPWDGFAGDPDLTIETLDELAEALGV from the coding sequence ATGACCTTCGACCCCGACCCGGTGACGACGGTGACCTTCGACTCCTACGGCACGCTCGTCGACGTCGAGGCGGTCGAGCGTGCGCTCGCCGACCACGTCGCCGAGCCCGAACCCGTCTCGACCCTCTGGCGCTCGCGCTCGCTCGCCTACACCTACGTCGCGAACCACGTCGACGCCTACAAGCCGTTCTACGACATCAACCGCGACGCGCTCGAATACGCGCTCGCCGCCCACGACGTCGACCTCGACGAGTCGGCGCGCGAGACGATCCTCGAACAGTACCACGACCTCGACGTCTTCGACGACGTCCGCGACGGCATCGAGCGCCTCCGCGACGGCGGCTACGACTGCTACGTGCTCTCGAACGGGAACCCCGCTATGCTCGACTCGCTCGTGGAGGCCGCGGAGATCGGCGACGTCATCGAGGACACCATCAGCGCCGACGAGATATCCACCTTCAAACCCGATTCGGCGGTCTACCGTCACGCCGCCGCCCGAACCGGGACGCCGGTCGAGGAGACAGCCCACGTCGCCGCCGGCTGGTTCGACGTTCTGGGCTCGATGCACGCCGGCAACCAGGCCGTGTGGGTCGATAGGAAGGGCTCGCCGTGGGACGGTTTCGCCGGCGACCCCGACCTCACGATCGAAACCCTCGACGAGCTCGCCGAGGCGCTCGGCGTCTGA
- a CDS encoding winged helix-turn-helix domain-containing protein, which translates to MSERTILACEDCLPPAEAFSVVANESRLAILEALWRAPEAPVSFSALRRAVGMDDSAQFNYHLGQLTGQFVRKVEGGYEFRHAGQKVVRAILEGSFTEDPRIESFAVDGTCVACGGDIRARYADERLTVACPDCGTRHGHAPFPPGGLNDRTREEVLAAFDQRVRHLHCLAADGVCPECGGRMETGFERDDDRLTGVVHECRQCHHAIPSTVGLRLLDHSAVVAFHHDHGVELCTTPFWHHAWCVSHDVVTVRSADPWELDVSIRLDGEALRVTLDGNLGVVETERGCDPIGGERATGALGSRAGMSGEG; encoded by the coding sequence ATGAGCGAACGAACGATCCTGGCGTGCGAGGACTGCCTCCCGCCGGCGGAGGCGTTCTCGGTGGTCGCCAACGAGTCACGGCTGGCGATCCTCGAAGCGCTCTGGCGCGCGCCGGAGGCCCCGGTGAGTTTCTCGGCGCTCCGGCGGGCGGTCGGGATGGACGACAGCGCGCAGTTCAACTACCACCTGGGACAGCTCACGGGCCAGTTCGTCCGGAAGGTCGAGGGCGGCTACGAGTTCCGCCACGCCGGCCAGAAGGTCGTCCGGGCGATCCTCGAGGGTTCGTTCACCGAGGACCCCCGCATCGAGTCGTTCGCGGTGGACGGGACCTGCGTCGCCTGCGGGGGCGACATCCGGGCGCGTTACGCCGACGAGCGCCTCACGGTGGCGTGTCCCGACTGCGGGACGCGCCACGGTCACGCACCGTTCCCGCCGGGCGGGCTGAACGACCGCACCCGCGAGGAGGTCCTGGCGGCGTTCGACCAGCGGGTGCGCCACCTCCACTGTCTCGCGGCCGACGGGGTGTGTCCCGAGTGCGGCGGCCGGATGGAGACCGGGTTCGAGCGCGACGACGACCGCCTCACCGGCGTCGTCCACGAGTGTCGTCAGTGTCACCACGCCATCCCCTCGACCGTGGGGCTCCGGCTGCTCGACCACTCGGCGGTGGTCGCCTTCCACCACGACCACGGGGTCGAGCTCTGTACGACGCCGTTCTGGCACCACGCGTGGTGCGTGAGTCACGACGTCGTGACGGTCCGATCGGCCGACCCGTGGGAACTCGACGTCTCGATTCGACTCGACGGCGAGGCGCTCCGGGTGACGCTCGACGGCAACCTCGGGGTCGTCGAAACCGAGCGCGGCTGTGATCCCATCGGCGGGGAGCGAGCCACCGGGGCCTTGGGCTCGCGGGCGGGCATGTCCGGCGAGGGTTGA
- a CDS encoding translation initiation factor IF-2 subunit gamma: MTRNHQQPEVNIGLVGHVDHGKTTLVEALSGSWTDQHSEEMKRGISIRLGYADATFRRFPDRDAPECYTVAETDENGVESEPLRTVSFVDAPGHETLMATMLSGASLMDGAVLVVSATETVPQAQTQEHLMALDSIGIDNIVIAQNKVDLVDADRARRNYEEIQEFVSGTVAEGAPVVPVSAGQEANLDILIQAIEEEIPTPERDPDSDARLHVARSFDINRPGTHADELLGGVLGGSLVAGEMNVGDELELRPGREVEHGGETEWQPIATDIRSLQAGGESAETVTPGGLLGVGTGLDPSLTKGDGLAGQIAGPPGSLPPTREDFTMDVSLLDRIVGEDEAIEPVSTGEPLMLTVGTATTVGAVTSAREDECEVSLKRPVCAAEGTQIAINRRVGARWRLIGIGTLTG, from the coding sequence ATGACACGGAACCACCAACAACCGGAGGTGAACATCGGGCTGGTCGGCCACGTCGACCACGGCAAGACGACCCTCGTCGAGGCCCTCTCGGGCTCGTGGACCGACCAGCACTCCGAGGAGATGAAGCGCGGTATCTCCATCAGACTCGGCTACGCCGACGCGACCTTTCGGCGCTTCCCGGACCGCGACGCCCCCGAGTGCTACACGGTGGCCGAGACCGACGAGAACGGCGTCGAGAGCGAACCCCTCAGGACGGTGTCGTTCGTCGACGCCCCGGGCCACGAGACCCTGATGGCGACGATGCTGTCGGGCGCGTCGCTGATGGACGGCGCAGTGCTCGTCGTGAGCGCCACCGAAACCGTCCCCCAGGCCCAGACCCAGGAACACCTGATGGCGCTGGATTCGATCGGGATCGACAACATCGTGATCGCCCAGAACAAGGTCGACCTCGTCGATGCCGACCGCGCGCGCCGGAACTACGAGGAGATCCAGGAGTTCGTCTCCGGCACCGTGGCCGAGGGCGCGCCGGTGGTTCCGGTGAGCGCGGGCCAGGAGGCGAACCTCGACATCCTGATCCAGGCGATCGAAGAGGAGATCCCCACGCCGGAACGCGACCCGGATTCCGACGCCCGCCTCCACGTCGCCCGGAGCTTCGACATCAACAGGCCGGGAACCCACGCCGACGAACTGCTGGGTGGGGTGCTCGGCGGCAGCCTCGTCGCGGGCGAGATGAACGTCGGCGACGAGCTCGAACTCCGGCCGGGACGGGAGGTCGAACACGGTGGCGAGACCGAGTGGCAGCCGATCGCCACCGACATCCGGTCGCTCCAGGCCGGCGGCGAGTCGGCGGAGACCGTGACACCGGGCGGGCTGCTCGGCGTCGGGACGGGGCTCGACCCGAGCCTCACGAAGGGCGACGGGCTGGCGGGACAGATCGCCGGGCCGCCGGGGTCGCTCCCGCCGACCCGCGAGGACTTCACGATGGACGTCTCGCTGCTCGACCGGATCGTCGGCGAGGACGAGGCGATCGAACCCGTCTCGACGGGCGAGCCCCTGATGCTCACCGTCGGTACCGCGACCACGGTGGGGGCGGTGACGAGCGCGCGCGAGGACGAGTGTGAGGTCTCGCTGAAGCGGCCGGTCTGTGCGGCCGAGGGCACCCAGATCGCCATCAACCGCCGGGTCGGCGCGCGGTGGCGGCTCATCGGCATCGGAACGCTCACGGGATGA
- a CDS encoding PIN domain-containing protein yields the protein MDTNALMMPIECDVRVFDELERLLTNPELLVPRAVLDELDELAGSHGEEAVAASVGRDLAERCSPLDHQEEYADDACVELATDRRCDLVCTNDRPLRDRLLETGVPVIGARGNTLTITES from the coding sequence ATGGACACCAACGCGCTGATGATGCCGATCGAATGCGACGTTCGGGTGTTCGACGAGCTCGAACGGCTCCTGACGAACCCCGAACTCCTCGTCCCGCGCGCCGTGCTCGACGAACTCGACGAGCTCGCGGGCTCACACGGCGAGGAGGCCGTCGCGGCGAGCGTCGGTCGCGACCTCGCCGAACGGTGCTCGCCGCTCGATCATCAAGAGGAGTACGCCGACGACGCCTGCGTTGAGCTCGCGACCGACCGTCGGTGCGACCTCGTCTGCACCAACGACCGCCCGCTGCGCGACCGCCTGCTGGAAACCGGCGTCCCGGTCATCGGAGCCCGGGGCAACACCCTCACGATCACGGAGTCATAA
- a CDS encoding DNA-directed RNA polymerase, which produces MYKRVRLTDTIEVPPHLLADVSSTMVKHLLQDKLEGRLDEEVGSIVSVTEVHDIGDGRVLPGRRGHEGSVYYEADFDAITFDPQMQEVIDGEVVEIVSFGAFVGIGPIDGLLHVSQISDEYLAYDEEGQMLASRESNQTLGVGDAVRARIVTKSIDERNPRDSKIGLTAKQVGLGKHGWLREEREAAAAGE; this is translated from the coding sequence ATGTACAAACGAGTCAGACTCACCGACACGATCGAAGTACCGCCACACCTGCTCGCCGACGTCTCGTCGACCATGGTGAAACACCTCCTCCAGGACAAGCTCGAGGGCCGCCTCGACGAGGAGGTCGGGAGCATCGTGAGCGTCACCGAGGTCCACGACATCGGCGACGGGCGCGTGCTGCCGGGTCGCCGGGGTCACGAAGGGTCGGTCTACTACGAGGCCGACTTCGACGCGATCACCTTCGACCCCCAGATGCAGGAGGTCATCGACGGCGAAGTGGTCGAGATCGTGAGTTTCGGCGCGTTCGTCGGGATCGGTCCCATCGACGGTCTGCTCCACGTCTCACAGATCAGCGACGAGTATCTCGCCTACGACGAGGAGGGCCAGATGCTCGCCTCGCGCGAGTCGAACCAGACCCTCGGGGTGGGCGACGCGGTGCGCGCGCGGATCGTCACCAAGAGCATCGACGAGCGCAACCCACGCGACTCGAAGATCGGGTTGACCGCGAAACAAGTGGGACTCGGCAAACACGGCTGGCTCCGCGAGGAGCGCGAGGCCGCCGCGGCGGGTGAGTGA
- the spt4 gene encoding transcription elongation factor subunit Spt4, with translation MATRRVCRECHRVLDSPDQQTCPACGSSSLTEDWAGYVVIAHPETSEIAAEMQVTEPGRYALKVR, from the coding sequence GTGGCGACCAGACGCGTCTGCCGCGAGTGCCACCGGGTGCTCGACTCGCCCGACCAGCAGACCTGTCCCGCCTGCGGCTCGTCGAGCCTCACCGAGGACTGGGCGGGCTACGTGGTGATCGCCCACCCCGAGACCAGCGAGATCGCCGCCGAGATGCAGGTCACCGAACCCGGTCGCTACGCGCTGAAGGTCCGCTGA
- a CDS encoding GTP-dependent dephospho-CoA kinase family protein, whose translation MTDHGTNEDIDTDESGVVLTLPDELRGAFKEPFGPVFTDDERLVAALGEPVIVVGDVVTRHLTRAGVRPDLAVVDWVTERETLPDDEQPDIEGYERRIDLENPAAGLAEDLLHALRNGIGHDETAVVVVDGEEDLAALPAFAIAPEGASVVYGQPGEGMVHVEIDAEIREHARGLLSRMDGDHDRARRALGLE comes from the coding sequence GTGACCGACCACGGCACGAACGAGGATATCGACACCGACGAATCGGGCGTGGTTCTCACCCTTCCCGACGAACTCCGCGGCGCGTTCAAAGAGCCGTTCGGGCCGGTCTTCACCGACGACGAGCGACTCGTGGCGGCACTCGGCGAACCAGTCATCGTCGTCGGCGACGTCGTGACCCGTCACCTCACACGGGCGGGTGTTCGGCCCGACCTCGCGGTCGTGGATTGGGTCACCGAACGCGAGACGCTCCCGGACGACGAACAGCCGGATATCGAGGGCTACGAGCGTCGAATCGACCTCGAGAACCCGGCGGCGGGACTGGCCGAGGACCTGCTCCACGCGCTCCGTAACGGGATCGGGCACGACGAGACGGCCGTCGTCGTGGTCGACGGCGAGGAGGACCTCGCGGCGCTGCCGGCGTTCGCCATCGCACCCGAGGGAGCGAGCGTGGTCTACGGCCAACCGGGTGAGGGCATGGTTCACGTCGAGATCGACGCCGAGATCCGCGAGCACGCGCGCGGCCTCCTCTCGCGGATGGACGGCGACCACGACCGGGCGCGGCGCGCGCTCGGCCTCGAATAG
- a CDS encoding TIGR00341 family protein has translation MRLVQILVPEGARESIVDSLDDEGIDYAMWEETGRGDFEAVISFPVPTGGVEPVLSRLRDEGLEENAYTIVQSTETVVSRRIDDLRERYTDLRISRDELVARAAELAPETSTFFIFLVVSTLIATAGLLLDSTATIIGAMVIAPLMGPAISASVGTVLARDDMASRGLMLQTTGLAAAVATGALFGLLLKETVLLPPVDIRTIPQVAERTSPNFLSLFLALGSGIAGAVSLIRGAGSALVGVAIAVALIPPAATAGLGLAWGYPGVTVAAGVLVLVNLLAVNLAALVLFWLAGYRPELGTYAAQTRRRVRTHVAAVVFGIAVLSVVLGLVTWASFEIGTVEYTTNDEVEAMFDDGRFDELQFGSASVEYTIADVFLGTPASVNVVAEHGPNTRIPPGVAQGIDDRLTNETGRSVAVDVVFVRGQRSTA, from the coding sequence ATGAGGCTCGTTCAGATACTGGTCCCCGAGGGGGCGCGCGAGTCGATCGTGGACTCGCTCGACGACGAGGGGATCGACTACGCGATGTGGGAGGAGACCGGGCGGGGCGACTTCGAGGCCGTGATCTCCTTTCCGGTGCCGACCGGCGGCGTCGAGCCGGTTCTCTCGCGCCTCCGTGACGAGGGGCTCGAAGAGAACGCTTACACGATCGTTCAATCCACCGAAACGGTCGTCTCGCGCCGGATCGACGACCTCCGCGAGCGGTACACCGATCTCCGCATCTCGCGCGACGAACTCGTCGCACGGGCCGCCGAGCTCGCGCCGGAGACCTCGACGTTCTTCATCTTTCTCGTGGTGAGCACGCTCATCGCGACGGCGGGGCTCCTGCTCGACTCGACGGCGACCATCATCGGCGCGATGGTGATAGCGCCGCTGATGGGACCGGCGATCTCGGCGAGCGTCGGGACGGTGCTCGCGAGGGACGACATGGCCTCGCGCGGGCTGATGCTCCAAACGACCGGGCTGGCGGCCGCGGTCGCGACGGGTGCGCTCTTCGGACTCCTACTGAAGGAGACCGTCCTCCTCCCGCCGGTCGACATCCGTACCATCCCGCAGGTCGCCGAACGGACTTCGCCGAACTTCCTCTCGCTGTTCTTGGCACTCGGATCGGGCATCGCAGGTGCCGTGAGCCTCATTCGGGGGGCCGGGTCGGCGCTCGTCGGCGTCGCGATCGCGGTGGCGCTCATCCCGCCGGCCGCCACCGCGGGGCTCGGGCTCGCGTGGGGCTATCCGGGGGTCACGGTCGCCGCGGGCGTGCTCGTGCTGGTGAACCTGCTCGCGGTCAACCTCGCGGCGCTCGTGCTGTTCTGGCTCGCCGGCTACCGCCCGGAGCTCGGGACGTACGCGGCCCAAACCCGCCGTCGGGTCCGGACGCACGTCGCGGCCGTCGTGTTCGGGATCGCGGTGCTCTCGGTCGTGCTCGGGCTCGTCACGTGGGCCTCCTTCGAGATCGGAACCGTCGAGTACACGACGAACGACGAGGTCGAAGCGATGTTCGACGACGGCCGGTTCGACGAACTCCAGTTCGGGTCGGCGAGCGTCGAGTACACCATCGCGGACGTGTTCCTCGGCACCCCGGCGTCGGTGAACGTCGTCGCCGAACACGGACCCAACACACGGATCCCACCCGGCGTCGCCCAGGGGATCGACGACCGGTTGACGAACGAAACCGGTCGGTCGGTCGCCGTCGACGTCGTGTTCGTCAGAGGACAGCGTTCGACCGCGTAG
- a CDS encoding aldo/keto reductase has protein sequence MDHRPLGSTGHDVSEVGYGTWNIGGSWGDVTDEEGHAAIEAALDEGVTFLDTADVYGDGRSERLIREVLDERDEEPTVATKAGRRLDPHEAEDYDLEHLRGFVDRSRENLGQETLDLLQLHCPPTEAYYQPETFEALDILVEEDRIAHYGVSVERIEEGLKAIEYPGVETVQVIFNPFRQRPAEELLAAADREDVGIVVRVPLASGLLTGAIDADTDFEENDHRNFNREGEAFDVGETFAGVPLEEGVAAVEDLQRVVPEELTLAQFALRWILDFEAVSTVIPGSTSPEHIADNVAASDADQLSHERHGATRDVYDGRIAEHVHQRW, from the coding sequence ATGGATCATCGACCACTCGGTTCGACCGGTCACGACGTCTCGGAAGTCGGGTACGGCACCTGGAACATCGGGGGAAGCTGGGGCGACGTGACCGACGAGGAGGGCCACGCGGCCATCGAGGCGGCGCTCGACGAAGGGGTGACGTTCCTCGACACCGCCGACGTCTACGGCGACGGCCGGAGCGAACGCCTCATTCGGGAGGTGCTCGACGAGCGGGACGAGGAACCGACGGTGGCGACGAAGGCCGGTCGGCGGCTCGACCCCCACGAGGCCGAGGACTACGACCTCGAACACCTCCGTGGGTTCGTCGACCGGAGCCGCGAGAACCTCGGTCAGGAGACCCTCGACCTGCTCCAGCTCCACTGCCCGCCGACCGAGGCCTACTACCAGCCCGAGACGTTCGAGGCGCTCGACATCCTCGTCGAGGAGGACCGGATCGCCCACTACGGCGTCAGCGTCGAACGGATCGAGGAGGGGCTGAAGGCCATCGAGTATCCCGGCGTCGAGACGGTGCAGGTCATCTTCAACCCGTTCCGGCAGCGCCCCGCCGAGGAACTGCTCGCGGCGGCCGACCGCGAGGACGTCGGGATCGTCGTACGCGTCCCGCTCGCCTCGGGCCTCCTCACCGGGGCCATCGACGCGGACACCGACTTCGAGGAGAACGACCACCGCAACTTCAACCGCGAGGGCGAGGCGTTCGACGTCGGCGAGACCTTCGCGGGCGTACCATTAGAAGAGGGCGTCGCGGCCGTCGAGGACCTTCAGCGAGTCGTTCCCGAGGAGCTCACGCTCGCGCAGTTCGCGCTCCGCTGGATCCTCGACTTCGAGGCGGTCTCTACGGTGATCCCGGGCTCGACCAGCCCCGAGCACATCGCCGACAACGTCGCGGCGAGCGACGCCGACCAGTTGAGCCACGAGCGCCACGGGGCAACGCGGGACGTCTACGACGGTCGGATCGCCGAGCACGTCCACCAGCGGTGGTAG
- a CDS encoding 30S ribosomal protein S24e translates to MEIEITAEEENPMLHRTDVRFELIHDQETPSRLSVRDSLAARLNKDAGEVVIHELDTKFGMRRTLGYAKVYESSADALEVEQAYMLERNKIAGDGDDVEAEEA, encoded by the coding sequence ATGGAAATAGAGATCACCGCGGAGGAGGAGAACCCGATGCTCCACCGCACCGACGTGCGGTTCGAACTCATCCACGACCAGGAGACGCCGTCGCGGCTCTCCGTGCGCGACAGCCTCGCCGCGCGGCTCAACAAGGACGCCGGCGAGGTCGTGATCCACGAACTCGACACCAAGTTCGGGATGCGCCGAACCCTCGGCTACGCCAAGGTCTACGAGTCCTCGGCGGACGCCCTCGAAGTCGAGCAGGCCTACATGCTCGAACGCAACAAGATCGCGGGCGACGGGGACGACGTCGAAGCGGAGGAGGCCTAA
- a CDS encoding 30S ribosomal protein S27ae has product MSRSDLYNDDGTTDREQCPRCGDAFLADHGDRSHCGRCGYTEWN; this is encoded by the coding sequence ATGTCCCGTTCGGACCTCTACAACGACGACGGCACCACCGACCGCGAGCAGTGTCCCCGGTGTGGCGACGCGTTCCTCGCCGACCACGGCGACCGCTCGCACTGCGGTCGGTGTGGCTACACCGAGTGGAACTGA